The genomic segment TGAAGACCCCCTTGTGAACTGATGCCAAagataaatttttttaaagggggtgtTTTTTGTGTGGAGGGGAGTCACATTCTAAGCAACTGTACTGTTCTTGAATGCGTCAGCCGGAGCTTCACTGTCCCCAGACACAAAGGCCCAGGGGTTATAGAGTTTGTAGGCCTACAAAATCTGCTGTTGTGTTACTTGGTGGTGgagtcaagtagcagctgaccgagggcgactccgtagggtttcGAAGGAAAGAAAAACAGGTGGGTTTGctcctgtgtagcaaccctagacttccttctTGGTCTCCTTTCTGATGAAattagactagcctgggctatccaggtcagggcagagacacaGGTGGcatgccactgcctgcctctgcgtagcaatactgggctcccttggtggtctcccatccaagtgctaactagggctgaccctgcttagattctaagatctgatgatatcgggctagcctgggccatcgctctgtgtgtgtgtgagtgtgtgtaaaatgccggcaagtcacagccaacttatggtgacataagttggctgtgaccttGCCGGATTTTCACACTCACAGACAACAGAgcgttggcccaggctagcccgatatcatcagatcttagaaCTAAGCCAGGGTCAAGCCCTGCTTAGCCTTGAGATCTGGACAAGACACCAAGCGGAGCCCAgtattgctacgcagaggcaggcaggtgGTTGCCACCTGTagtcctctgcccagcaaccctggacttccttggtagtctcccaagtactaaccagggtcgatgctgctttgcttccgagatcgggctcgCCTCAACCATCCAGGACAAACCTTCGCCATGTAACTTCTACACGAGCAGATTCTTCATCCACCCCCAACACTCAAGTACAACCACTGCTGAACTAAACTCCGGTTCTTACCTTGAAGGCCTTATTGGGGTCAGGTGGGGCGGGCACAGTGGGACCCAGGAACTGATCTTGCAGTAGCAGCTGGTCCTGTTCTGCAGCTGCCAAGAGAAATgtgattgtgggggtggggggaaggaaactgCTTTACTCCAAGGGACTTGGTTCCCATTGAAATGGTAAACCTGTATAGGGACTGTCATCACTTTAGCTTGCAAACGGGTTCACAGGGGAATGCTCCTCCCAGTCTCCCTTCCCAACCTAAACCACCTCTATTTAAAACCCTTTCCCAAGATTTAACAGCcgttggctattcatctgccatttcaccctttttaaaaaaaagggggaaattaagattattattttttcttgacactacaaaaagttgccacatctctcacgcaattcacaGATCTACTTGGTAGCAGACagtgcagtatccacttctcaaaGTGTCGTCAGCTGTTTTATAACAGCGATGTGtgggcccccatctgcagatacctaaatccgcAGATTGGGTCCACGtggacactaaacagattttcctgcaaacttgggggaaccccaggtttgcagaaaaaaacattggtgggtttaaatccccccaaataaaagTGTTATCTGTACACACACAGACAGTATACTTCCCAGACGCCGCTGCTGCAGCTGGGctcaaaggtgggtggtggggcctggagctgtgCTAAGCTTGgtcaccggggggtggggggaggagatgggATTCCCGCCCTTGagtcttgtcccccccccccaacctctgaTAGTCAGAACAGCTTTCTCCTCCTTTCTGAGTGATGTGATGAATCCCCACGTGGTATAGCCTCATCCTAATCTCCCGTCTTGGCTTGCTCCTTGCAGCCCAGGGCTCCCCTCCCCCGCTGCGTCACTCGCTGTCAACCTTTAACCCCTCCTTCCTGATCCCCAAGCTGTCTCTCTTACCTGTCTCTTCCCCCAGGATGAGGGTGTACACCCGGCGCAGGCCAAAGACATTGAGGAAGTACCAGGAGGCAGAGCTCACCCTGTTAGGAGAAGAGCTATCGGTGACCATTGCAAGGAACCTTTCTGGGGGCCCAGTCCTAGGGGGAGGGACTCAGGGCTGCAGCCCCCTTTATTCCCTTGCAAAGGACTAGCTggacctttgggggtggggggaggagggagatatGCTTACCAAGAGGGATCCAGGGAAAGTAAGTTAATTCCGCGCTGCAGCATGGGCTTGAATCGCAGGGTCAAGGGAAAGGGAACCTTGGCTaggaggtggggagggagagggttaGAGCCCGCATCTCCCCCTTACCAAGCTCTACTGCTGACCCCCGGTAAGCAACCCGCCCACCGACCCCCAAGCGCCTCTCCATCCTGCTCTACATCTCCTCATCTCTCTGGCGAAAACACCCTCGGCCCGTCCCTTCTGCAATCGAAGGAAATCAgtcagtgtgatgcggtagcttaaaaggcaaatgtgatcttgggctgtatcaacagaactATAGTGTTCAGATCAGGTGAAGTGATGGTgccgctttgctctgctctggttagacctcacctagagtattgtgttcagttttgggccccacaatgtaagaaggatgtagacaagctgggacgtgtccagaggagggcaacgaagatggtgagggggctggagaccaagtcctatgaggaaaggttgaaggagttgggtatgtttagcctgaagagatgactgagaggggatatgataaccatcttcaagtacctgaagggctgccatatagaggatggtgctgagttgttttctgttgccccacaaggtcggaccagacccagtgagttgaaattaaatcaaaagagtttctgtctagacattaggaagaacttcctgacagagcggttcctcagtggaacaggcttcctcgggaggtggtgagctctccttccctggaggattttaagcagaggccagatggccatctgtcagcaatgctgattctatgaccttgggcagatcatgagagggaaggtatcttggccatcttctgggcatggaggtcactgggggtgtgtgggggaggtagttgtgaattttctggaAGGAAGAGCAAAGATTCGAACCAGGGATTTCCTGACTTCCTGCTCTTAGCTGCTGCATTATACTAGCTTGCTGTGGGCCAAGCCACCCTCAAGACTCAGTTctccccatctgtaaaatgggactaTAATGGCCACTGAAAGCCGCTAGACGCCTAACCACCAACTGGAATTTTGCCTTTTAAACTCCACTGGCCCACCTCTCTGTCACCCCCTCGCCTGGCTTCGTTCCTGCTCACTCACTCGCCACAAAGCCGGAGAAGGCCCAATTGATCCAGCCTCCAACGAGGATCATGGGGAGCACGTTGATGATGTTCCCTTTCATCATCTCCATAACCATGGTTGGATcttgaaacggggggggggggggaaggaagaatgaAAGCATGAGTCTGTGCAGGCTGTGATCCAACAGGTGAACAGTGAAACCTCTAAAGCTGTGGTGTGAGCCGCCGAACTCAGAACCTCAGTTTTCTTTCTAAAGTTTCCAGGCCTTCTCGGGGGTGgcccatagggatgccaacctccaggtggacgctggagatctctcgctattacaactgcttccaactgatagagatctgttcccctggagaaaatggccactctggcaattggactctatggcattgaagtccctccccaaaccccaccctcctcaggctcccccccaaaaacctcccgccgatggtgaggaagaagaagaaaagttggtttttatatgctgactttctttgccacttaaggaagaatcaaaccaacttacaatcaccttcccctccccacaacagacatcctgtgaggtaggtgaggctgagagagctgtgactagcccaaggtcacccagctggcttcatgtggaagagtggggaaacaaatccagttgaccagattagcctcctccgctcatgtggaggagcgggggaatcaaacccggttctccagatcagagtccaccactccaaaccaccgctcgtatccactacaccatgctggctctattttCATGTTACATATTGCACACAGCCCTAGTGGCCCACCAGGTAGGCAGCAGGGGCCAGGGACACTAAAGCCCCGCAGGGCCCCAGCACCACCACCTGGCTCACCTGACCACCTGGTAGCTTGAGATGTGCCTGGCCAGGCAGCTTGGAAACACCTGGGCCAGCCCGGGAGGAAGGGAACCAGGGCCAACTGGCCTAGGACCGTACGAGCCCTATGGCTGCAAAGATGCACTTCCAGCCATGTTTACAAGATGGGCTGAAATCCCAGATGCCAGAGGATTTCCGGtggcagcttcccctccccaggtcCTGTAGAATGATCTGTGCAGATAGCTGCCCCCAAATTTGCCTCGAGCCTTATAGGGACAGGCGAGTATAAATGGcgtgaaataaataaaaaccctccATCGGCCTCGCTTCCAGCCTCTCTCCTTACCTGTCAGTGGGTTCCGTAGCTGCATCTTACGCTTCGTTTTACGGAAGAAGCCGCTTTCCGGGTTGTTGAAGTAATGTTTGCGCATGAGGAAGCCCTGCGGAAACACCACGACGGGCCGTGAGAGGATACAAATGGCAAAAGAGGGGACTCGTGACTCTAGTAGGCCTTTTCAGAGCATTCAAAATGCTTCACCTGTATTTCCTCAGTCATTCTTCGCACAATCCTATGAATTGATAAATAGGCAACCTGGCGACCATCTGATTGTTGTAAGgctcaaaagagggaacttcctGGTTCAAAGATTATGTTTAGTCAGATTTGGAgcaggggaggaagagttccagTCAGATTTTTATCCCCCTTTCATCccgggagctcagggcagcactgggacttctccctgcctccattttatcctcgcgacaatcctgcaaggtagaccaggccgagagtgactggcccgaggttacCCGGTGAGTTTCACGACAGAGTGCCACTCAGCTCTTAAAACAACGTTCTCCCCACTACATCGTACTTCTCCCATGCTGCCCTTCAAGTTGAAATTGCCTCCATGCTCCTGGATTGGTTATTTTTAAGAGCGTTTGTGGTAGCCTCTTCTTTCATGTAAACCAAATAAAACCGCTTCTTCCATACCTTATAAACAGAAATGTAGGTGGCTCAGGGGAATAATCACATAGAATCTCATTCTAAAAGCCTACACTCTCAGATGTAAACtttccaacaacaaaaaagtacGTAAACGAACAGGCAGTATTACCCATAAGGAAAAAATGTTCCCAACATGTAAGTAATAGATATTCTCTATTTTAATGTTACATGTTGTATCCAATGTGTTTATAATTTGtaaatatacatatttatatGCAACGCAAATAACGTAATGTAACTGCTTGTCtctggacctgtttggagaatacaGCAGCCCCTCAGATCACACAAGGTGGCCAATTTGTTCTCCACGATCATTTTCTCCTACTGGAGATATTAATGCAATATTTGGACAAGCTTCTCTGGGGCTTTTTTTGGTGAGCTGTGTGAATGGAACTCTTTGGCGCCTGCACAGAGCCccaagaggggaagaagaagaagagttggtttttacatgccgactttctctaccacttaacgaagaatcaaaccagcttacaatcaccttccccacaacagacaccctgtgaggtaggtggggctgagagagctgtgactagcccaaggtcacccagctggcttcttgtgtaggagcggggaaacaaatccagttcaccggattaacgtccgccactcatgtggaggagtggggaatcaaacctgcttctccagatcagaccccaccgctccaaaccaccgctcttaaccactacaccacgctgactctcatggGGACAGATCCCATGAGTCAGTGTCCTACATCGAACAAGGCCCACACGTGTGTGGGGACCCCTGCCTATATCTGTGCACTTGCTGAGAAGCACAGTCCTAGGGACTGCGTGAGAAGTGGAGGAAGAGGGCCTTCAGGAAGGGATTGGCCCCGTGGTCTCTTACCTGATGAGTCAGGAAGCGTCCATTTTCCCTCAGGAGGTGACTCCGGGCCAGCACCTGCCTGACAGACAAAGAACACTCCACTCAACAGTCATTCCCACATAATTTATCAGCCTATGTTACACATAAGGTGTAAATGCTGATTGTGACCCGCAGCTACCACCAAAGGACCAGACCGCTCACATTCCCCTCCTGTGAACTAGGGAAGCAACCAGAATGGCACTGGGAAATCCCTTGCAAGGTCGCAGAGGAAAAACTGGATTGCatctaggtaaaggtagtcccctgtgcaagcaccaggtcattcctgacccatggggtgacctcacaccccgacgtttactaggcagaccatgtttacggggtggtttgccagtgcttcccccagtcatctacactttacccccagcaagccgggtactcattttaccgacctcggaaggatggaaggctgagtcaaccttgagccggctacctgaaaccggcttccgtcgggatcgaactcaggtcgtgagcagagcttttgactgcagtactgcagcttaccactctgcgccacggggctcttcgggATTGCATCTAGGCATACAGAAAGATGGGGTGCACTTATTGGAAATAATAATCAAAGAATGACGCAACTGTTTCCTCTGAGATCTTTGCAGGGGGTCTTGGAGGGGATTGCTGATCAGGACACAGTTATTGCAATGGAAAAATTCTCAGAATAGCCCTAAGAACTGGTGATAATTAGGAGGGCAAGATTATACTTTTGAGTGAAATAACTTAAGTTTGTTtgtgccgtcgagtcacagctaatttatggcgacccgtagggttttcaaggcaagagtcgttcggaggcgatttgccattgcctgcctccgcgtcacgaccctggtttGCTAttccctgcctccacatcatgaccctggtagtccttggaggtcgcccatccacaTACAcaccagggccatccctgcttggcttctgagctctgacaagatcaggctagcctggagcaatCCAGGTTAGGGCTGGTTTTTTATAGGCGGATGCAATGCAAGGCTCTCTTcttacacgcacatacacatgaagctgccgtatccTAACCAGATcattgggccatcaaggtcagtactgtctactctgactgacagtggctctccagggtctcaggctgaggtctttcacatcacctactgcctggtctttttaactggagatgctggggactgaacctgggaccttctgcatgcaaagcacatgcactaccactgagccacaggcctgcCTCTATTTGACTTTGAAAGCCCTCAGTAGCCTGGGCCTGTACTGCCTGAAGGACGATTAGCTCCCATATCAACTTGTCAGATTGTTCGGGTCATTCTCTAGACCTGGCCTCAGCTTCTGTCTTTTTTCAAGGGCAGTTTGACCAACAGTGGGGACTGGGCTTTTTTGGCAGTGGCCCCTAGATTACAGAACTCAAAATCGATCCTAAACTAACTGAATTTATGGGCACGTTCATCTGGCACGTCTTCAGCAAGCTCCTTTTCCACAGTGTATTTGAGAATAATGGGGACTGAGCATCTGGTAGCAAAATGTTGTATGTTGTGCTTGCGGTTATTGCGCTGGCTTTGTTGGATGGGTTCATTTGACTATGCCTGTGACTATGTTATGATTGGTTAAGCCCTGTCATTCATTTTTAAAGACGTGGTGTATCAATGAGGCCCTTCCTGAAGCGTTCCTTGAATCAGAAAGACTTTATTAACTATGGGCCTGAGGCAAATGACTCGGGCAAGGGTTCTGAGCACGTAGGGGCTACGCAGTTTCAGACCTTCTTTGAGGAGACAAATTATCCAAATTATTTGCGAGGATGGATCACTGGCTTCAgatatttattttagttttataccccacccttacTCCCCAGCCAAACCCAGGCTCCGGGCGGCTCACAACATGCAATCTACACAATAAGATACAATAAAATCCTTgtaataaaactgtaaaatatcAACTCATCGAACATCAAAATGGATAAAATAGGGGCTTGCTTGATAGGCAGGATTTGGGCACCATTTAATCCAAACTGGATGAAAACAATGCCCTCTAACTCAGCGGTTCCCCAGTTTTTTGCGTCATGGAGAACTTTTCAGGAAAGAacttcatcacagagcactaattttcacccagcacctatatgctaaaccaaatgacagttgtattttcctttccaatctcttccCGGAGCAATAGATGTTCCGCAGAGCACCAACTGcttcgtggagcacagtttgggaacggCTGCTCTAGCCTGTGAAAGGAATAACCACTGAACTACTGGATGAATTCTGATTCAGCACTTTCACACTGCAATCTCCCCGAGGTGCCCATGCATCAAATTCGGCTACACGTCATGCATCTGATAGGCTCAAAGTTTATGCAGCAATAAGTGTTGTGAaactgtattattgtattaattcccaatgacaataacacagcaggaggttgagagttcaaagcagtttattaggcctaatatacataccgggtgagaactgccccaaatgcgcaggacaattcacacacccgaacaaaggattgcaacaacgtttataacttctggtcaggggtgttacaattacgtaatatagtgcgtagagacacaaagacccaataatggatacatttggattagcacgttctatcagtgtggttttgaggcgtggatttaggtggCCATATGATGGAGAAATGAAACTTAACCTTTTTATCTGACACtcctaaatcactgccttgggcctcattagggcagctagctgtaccaggcctgcaaggacgatctcactggcacctgatccGTAGTGGATGCCActttatgctaactcagtgacCACACAGGAGTggataggaaccaaagaataatacttgaccccttatacatggggtctTGCCattatgtgtgcagaatatggtattgtgctagatcactggttcccaactgggggtccgtggacccccaggggtccgcgagaactaaattaaggtccgcgaaacaaagttataaccccataataaattaatattttcaattaaaagttctctattataaaaatatatatattcaaatattattcaaatatatatattcaaatattattataaaaatatatatattcaaatattattctaagtttaatgtttaactaacagctatgattaaagtttattttcaaattctcggaatttttattttgaaccttggggtccctgcaccgaacaaaaaagtcctagtggtccctggtcaaaaaaaggttgggaaccactgtgctagatgctaacccttataccccgggcttagcatctttataagtgcgagCTTGCGGCCTGAGTATAAAAGcctacatttccaataataatgaagattataggcattacaaaaCTTTCCAGGGTTCTTATCTGAACTGCGGATAAGAGCTGCTTGACGCTTGCAAGCTTGCACACGCAACCCACTCCCGCCATTGCAACACAATAGGGAAGATCCACCCCAACCACCATGGAACGCTTCCCGGATTTGTGGGCGTGGCCCCCACtacgccccgccccccccgcgctcACGCGTCCTGCCGTTGCTCGGGCCAGCCCGGCTCGCGCTCGCCGCGCAGCAGCGCCGCCACGCGCAGGCGCAGGATCCCGACGGCGAGCGCGATCCAAGCGACGGGCAACAAAACCCAGAAGCGGATCGAGCCGTGCAGGCGCAGCTCCGGCGCCGCCATGGCGACGAACTCAGAAccggtttatttttaaaaaaaaaaaacttgtcacggaaaccggaagtgacctaACGGGAGAAGGCGGCCACTTCCGGTGCTTCCCCCGGGTTCCGAAACCCAGACgcgaaactttttaaaaatttatttattgtatactttttatttttttcattaataagtagatatacaaagggaaaaaaacagggaaagcgaagataatattatttacatatcatttcGTTGGTATCTgaacaatctctacccctctttataataccgTCTTCCATATTTTCCTAACATAATAGTAATTTGGCGAAACCTAATTGGAAACAACGGCTAGTACGtttacttgaaaaaaaaaatccctcaattTCATTCTAAATAACCCGTTTTGTGGTAGAAAAGCCTCGGCGCGTTCGGGACGGGACGCTCGGGACCCGGATGTTCAACCCGGAAGTAGATCCCC from the Euleptes europaea isolate rEulEur1 chromosome 1, rEulEur1.hap1, whole genome shotgun sequence genome contains:
- the LOC130487838 gene encoding ER membrane protein complex subunit 3-like, with the translated sequence MAAPELRLHGSIRFWVLLPVAWIALAVGILRLRVAALLRGEREPGWPEQRQDAQVLARSHLLRENGRFLTHQGFLMRKHYFNNPESGFFRKTKRKMQLRNPLTDPTMVMEMMKGNIINVLPMILVGGWINWAFSGFVATKVPFPLTLRFKPMLQRGINLLSLDPSWVSSASWYFLNVFGLRRVYTLILGEETAAEQDQLLLQDQFLGPTVPAPPDPNKAFKAEWEALELVSHHWALQDIEEQLMGRDLQSAGRCGPD